CGTTTAAACAAAAATCGCGGATCACTTTGGATGCGTGTGCGCGTACGTATGCTTGAGAATTGTGATACGTGTGCCGCGCGCACACGCATATATGTATACAAAGAAGAATATACAAAAGATATTCAATAAAACGCCAATATTGTGAAGTGCATTTTCTGAACGCCATTCCCGTTTGCGTGCACACTCGCGACGCAATTGACCTCTTGCGGTcacatactgaccgaatcgcgtTCCATTTTTACGCCTTGTCTCTTCGAGGAAACAACAGGCACGTGCATCTAGCCTAAAAGTCTGATTATAACTATTTTAGGTGAGGAAATATTGCGGTATCTTTATTAAATGATTCTTACGCGAACGTTACTTTGcgaataattttattacgaTTATATTACACTTAGATTAACCTGTTACAAATGACTATAATAAGATTCATGCTTTACCATATCCCGGTTCACATCTTTTACCGATCTACAGCCTAGAAATTAATCGATCAAGTATTCCAAATTATCTTATCTACAGGCTTGAAATAAACATTGTAGATTGAGATATTGACTTACCTGTTAACGCAAACGTCAGATCAATTTCTTTCCtaaaaatttcaagaatttGCTTTGCACCTTCTGTGCCCGAGTAACACAAACCCCACAACATAGGTCTACCAACGAATAcctaaaaaaattcaattttcataAACCGAGGTTAGAAACAAATTTACATACTCGACATTATCAATTTACTAAATCTTAGAAAGTAACTGCCATTTAATGTATTACAATTATTGTAGGTAAGAGATACTTGCCATTTTCGCGCCCAAAGCTAGTGCCTTAAACACATCGATTCCTTGCCTCACGCCTCCATCCATATAAATCTCTACTTTACCGTTTACAGCCTTAACTATTTCCGGTAATGCTTCGATCTAGTGTTCATAAATTGTTTCCGTTATATTTGTTCGGTATGCATATCGAGAATAATTAGAAAGATTAGTAACAAACCGATGCTGGAATACTATCGACTTGTCGGGCACCATGATTCGAAACGATGATCGCTTGCACTCCACTTTCGATAGCTAAAAGTGCATCTTCCGGTGTTAGGATTCCTTTCAAAACAATGGGCAACTTTGTATTGCTGCAGAAACCCATAAAATTAACATTCGTCTCGAAGTCTCGCAATTTCCGACcacaaaatttttttctaacCTTTTAACCCATTTGATATCTTCCCACGACAAAGAGGCATCAAACAGAGATGCAACATATTCGTTCAAACCGGAACCAGACTCCGTAGTATTTACTCTGTTCGACATCTCTCCAACGAAATTTCCTAATctgaaaatattcatttttctaACGACCATTGTCAAAGAATTCGGTACTTCATATTTTATATAGATGGCAGTAGAGTGTCATGTTTAGGAGATAAATATTCTAGCACGGTATGTTAATTATATCGAACATTCTCTATG
The Colletes latitarsis isolate SP2378_abdomen chromosome 14, iyColLati1, whole genome shotgun sequence DNA segment above includes these coding regions:
- the Hao gene encoding hydroxyacid oxidase, which produces MSQFVCIEDYQKHALNHLAPSVRDYYNSGAGEEYSLRLNTEAFKKYRIRPRFLRDVSKRDLSTTILGEKISMPLGVAPSAMQRMAHPDGECGNAKAAEAAGTIYTLSTISTSSIEEVAEAAPKGIKWFQLYIYVDRNVTLNLIKRAERAGFKALVVTIDAPLFGDRRADVRNKFTLPNHLRLGNFVGEMSNRVNTTESGSGLNEYVASLFDASLSWEDIKWVKSNTKLPIVLKGILTPEDALLAIESGVQAIIVSNHGARQVDSIPASIEALPEIVKAVNGKVEIYMDGGVRQGIDVFKALALGAKMVFVGRPMLWGLCYSGTEGAKQILEIFRKEIDLTFALTGCRSVKDVNRDMVKHESYYSHL